The region AAATTCATCACAGTGTACCAGTAATTTGAGGAAGAAATTTACCTCGGATTTACCGAACAGCAACGTCGAAAAGGTCAAACTCACGGAAACACAGGGAATGAGCGCTGTACATATAAAACAACATCAAGGATAAGTCATAACGTATAAAACAATTCAAGAAACTTATATGATGCACATGAACAATTCAAGAACCAAGTAATCGATCATTCAAGAAATTCAATTCACAAGTAAGAACCAAAATATGACTGTAGCAGACAAAGTTATGCCAAAATATGAATGTACATTTTGAAGTTTAACTGTTCATTCAAACCAACATGTAATAGGATTGCCAAAATATGAGACATTGCTCTAAGTTCTTGACTTCGATAAATCCAACCCTAACTTTATGCAAATTTCATTCTCCATCTTTTCAGAAATGTCACACATTGCTTTTCAGAAAAAGTGCAGAAAAATCAACAACTAAGCTGTTTCCATAAGTTCTTTCAAACATACTCACAAGTGCTTATGTCAGGAGATAAATTTaaataagtcaatccaaacatACTCCTAATCCATTCCTCACCATGCAATCATAACATATAATTGGGATTAAATTTAAACTCAGTTCCTCTCATCTCTTACAATCTAACATAATGCTCCACTAAATATAAATATAAGGAATATTCTAAAGAGTGTCATTAGGGAACTTGTTAAGGAAACTAATATAGGAGTAAGGCATTTCCACGTTGTTAtatgattcttttttttttctcttttgcTCCATTGATGAATGTTCTGTACCGAGACATAATCTCATCAAGAAAGATGCTCCTAAGTTATTCCTATCACAGATTTTGCATCAATTTCCACACACTTGAAAGAACTGAATTGAATTTGAATGTTCGAATACTCACATGTGGCTTTTTGTCTTCGGGCCACTGGAGTGATTCCAACCTTAAAGCAGTATATAAACCACCGAATCCACCACCTAAAATACACACTCTAGGCTTCTGCAAAACGTGAATCAGAGAATAAACATACAATTACAAACAAACTAGCAAACTCTATACAACTTCAGTATCCAAAATTAACAAAAATAACCATACGAAACCTTGTTATCAGGCCAAACGAAATCCGTGTGCGCCTTTACTGTTTCAGATATCTCATCCACAACACCTCCATTGACGCCATTTTTTCCAGAAGCAAAAAACCGCAACGGTAACCGTTTTCTGGTGGAATTTGGAAATGAGGATGGATTGATTCCCCTGCTTCTCCAGCTACTCGGAAACAGCGTGCTCCATTGTTTCGCTCCACCTTatagaaagaagaagaaaaagtgAATCCGATAGTGTTGAAATTTACAGTAATTGTTAAAATAGGAAAACGAAAACAGCGATAATTTGATGATTGATAGAAGAGAAATAGAGCATACGGTGAAAAGCGACTACGGTGGGTGATGCAGTTAAAGCAATGTGTGACATTTCTGAAAAGATGGAGAATGAAATTTGCATAAAGTTAGGGCAAAACAGAAAGACACGAAAACCTAACCTTAAAACGCAATGAGATTTCCAGGTATTGAATCCTTCTCTTTCGAATGCAGTCTCTTTCAAATTTGCAGTGTTTATCGTTGAGATTTCCAGGTACTCTGTGGAATTTTTTCCAGGGCAGCGAGAGCTTCGAACGAGAGAGAGTGAAAGAGGGATTTCTGAAAGTCAGGGATTTTGTAATATtagatttattataatttttataaatgacctatgagagcgcttttaccatgagacctataagagggcttttaccttaaaagcgctttcataagtgtgtgagactgagacctataagagcgcttttaccttaaaagcgctttcataagtgtgaaacccatgggacctataagagcgcttttaccttaaaagcgctttcataagtgttaaactcatagatgtgagactgagacctataagagcgcttttaccttaaaagcgctttcataagtgtgaaacccatgagacctataagagcgcttttaccttaaaagcgctttcataagtgtgaaactcatagatgtgagactgagacctataagagcgcttttaccttaaaagcgctttcataagtggagacctataagagcgcttttaccttaaaagcgctttctttacataggcgatttttttttcaagctattacagcgctttttttaaaaagcgctttctttttggtgctgccaaaagcactttttggcgtagtgatttGTTAGGGGTATTGTAAGAAACTTTCAACATAAGGTTTTCCAAGGAAATACTGATTGAAGTGCTCTCTTTATTGGACAAGTGATCATGGGTGATTATATGTGGTTTCATCTTGACAATTTCATCATCCCGGAAGAGTTGGGTCATTTGGCATctagtatatatatatatatatatatatatatatatatatatatatatatatatatatatatatatatatatatatatatatagatatatatatatatatattatatatatatatatatatatatataatatatatatatatatatatatatatatatatatatatatatatatatatatatatatatatatatatatatatatatatatatatatatatatatatatatatatatatatatatatatggtcGGCCCAATCAATCAGGGCCCCCCGATCTATATTAAAAAATTGGCCTAAAAGAATATGAACTTATATCGATTTTTTGAAAAAAACAATACAAAATcattaattttgaaaaaaaaatatttctacACCTATTTTTAACAAATAGATGTGAAATAGATTTTAAAAACATTATGATTTAACACCTATTTTTAGAATAATAGGTGTAAAATACATATTTGTAGTAATTAAAAAAAATTTGGACCTCTCAAAATTTGGGGCCCAGTGCTATAACACCTCTTGCTCATGCTAAAGGCCGgacctatatatatatatatatatatatatatatatatatatatatatatatatatatatatatatatatatatatatatatatatatatatatatatattatatatatatatatatatatatatatatatattatattatatatatatatatatatatatatatatattatcatTCCATTTATTTAGGTCTTGATGGGTTGCGTCATTTTGACTATCGAACCTCATTCGGTAAACTTGCGGAATGGACCATGGTTTTTCCCAATACAAATGGTCATATTTATGGGAAGTTTCCTTTATGTTGATTTCCCATGCATGACACCGCTTTCGAATACTATGGCTTGTGTATTCCATTTACCCCTATTTAAATGTCATTTTAGGTTGATTATTATATTCTCCCTTTCTACAATTTACCCTCTATCTTGGAGTTATATTCGATCTTTCCAAGACTCTCATGCTCATCTCCAAATAAAGACACGAGCTACAATATTTTGTGCCATATTTTAAATTGCCTTGGAATTATCCAATACTAGACATGGCTTGATTACGTTTGCCTAATCATTTCCCCTCTTTAAAACTCTTGGTTCTCTAgatgaagacttccattgttgTTTCGTAGTTCTTTATCTATTGTCCCAAGTGTCTTACGAGTCAATATGTGTTGTGAACAACTCTTTCCAAACGCACTTTATTCATTGTCGGATAAATGGTAATTCCAATGTTCATTTAGAGGAGTTGGATATTGGTATGGGGAAATTACAAGATGATAACTTAGTTAGACGTGTTCCATAATACCTTATGGATTATTTGTTGTTGCTTTTTATAGTGAGAAAAATGACTCTGGCATGTAGAAGAAGTGACTCCAAACACAAGAGGGGTGGGGGTAAATTgtgatattttgattttaaatacttttttTTTGGCAAATGATTAAATTTAAGAAAAAGGGTGGAATAAAATAATGAGGTAgtggaaaaaataaaagagataagAGTTAGTGATATCACACTATAGATTATAATGACTCATCCTTTAACCTTATAACTTACTCTAGTTCCTAAGAGTTTTCTCTTAAGACTTCCAGTATTAACAACTTGAAGTCTTACACAGGTTGAACCCAAGAACCTTCCTTACACCAAAATTTTTATAGCTTTAACTTGAAACCTCCAAGTCAATTACAAATGCATAAAAGGACTAATATCTTGAATAAACAAAATTAAGAACATAAATAGAAGTACACAGCTCTCGAGATAATCTTTTCACCCTCTCAACACGAAGACAATGTGTAGTGAATAAATTTATTTTTGAAAGATAATTAGTGATGTAAGAGatgttggttctatgtgttggcatcaattttggtaaaacctagagttttcacaagtgttgtcttggcatgagatatcagtttcctgcagggtgtttaaaatatGATTGTGTAGGATTTAGCTGAGATATCAGAtccgatgttaagacatgtgtatacaaaacattcagtctgaatgttatgtattttgtgattgcgcttttcatgcaaatctatgtgtgattgatgtggagattgaacgcgccattcaagcagtaattaaaaccagattgaattattttccaataagatatgatcagttgttaagaagatacgaaaggaaaatagatttaggattttatgatgtccaagcccattcAAAATCTTCTATttaaagggcatggaaaacctggttttaacacatAAGAAAACGAACAAAATAGTGaagagaataagggttttagtcttgtgtgtgcttgtgtattatgagccattcattcattctgttgatgattgaattggactgacttttgtgttgtagTTTGTCCATTCTAAGCTTTGAAGAATGAATGTGTctttacttggttgaagcttttaagcaagatcaagtatgtgttcttgaagagtgtcttctttctttgtaatatttgtttttacatcactgctgtgattaagggggagtgagtatggtctcttatctaagagttcttagatagaagtcacacgggtagagattagatgaaaagactgtaacttgaagttgtttactgagagtctttgaactaattctgtttaatggatttccttcatggcttggtagcccccagacgtaggtgagtttgcaccgaattGTGTTAACcattgcttgtgtcacttgtattattgttctttatcttttatcctgtttatattgttcaaatattagtgtcgtgacattaccttcgacatctcatatctgataccagaatttcaattggtatcagagcaggcatcttgctctggttctgggtgagatcttgggacattactttctggtactatggatagagacgggggatctgttcacagaccatcaattctggatggatctaactatgactactggaaacctcgaatggtagccttcctgaaatctttggataataaggcttggaaggttgttctaacaggctgggaacatcccattattactaaggaaggagaagttacaactgataagaaggctgaggaacaatggaccaaggaggaggatgaactagcccttggaaactctaaagcattgaatgctatattcaatggggttgataagaacatcttcagactggtgaacaactgtgaggtggctaaagatgcttggaatattctcaaaaccactcatgaaggtacctctagagtaaagatgtctaaATTGCAGTtgcttactaccaagtttgaaaatttgaggatgaaagaagatgaaaatattcatgactttcatacgaatatccttgaaatttctaatgcctcaggagccctgggtgagaagatgtcagatgaaaaactagtgaggaaaattctcaggtcacttcccaagagatttgccatgaaagtgacagccatagaagaatctcaagacatctgcaatatgagagtggatgagctaattggatccctccaaacatttgagttgggaatgagtgatggatctgaaaagaaagtcaaaagcatagccttcatgtcaaacactgaagagaaagaggaagaaagtggtcaagatactgatgaagatctggcaaatgatgtagcattactggggagacagttcaacaaactcctgaaaaagatggatgtaaggtcaaagtctaatgtcaagaacaacccatttgacatcagtagtgtagcggtgtattcgtcactttatgatttattgactaaatcaaaagcaaagcatacaaagaatcgagtcgccaccgcacttttatttatcctaaggaatggctaaaaagcgaacaaaagcctaagaagttttacacatagaaaactaataaaaagatcagagaatctgggtaaggggttaattacgcaatgggaaggtgttaggcacccaaaacgtcctaggtactcctagggagcccttttcacacttgttgtataaaaaagtttatttgtttataacatattgtgcaaacatgaatgggaagatgagaaaagaatatacaattttattatttttgtgtttgaacggatgaacccgttgcctacgtaccttccatgaaaggtaaggatcaaaacgccgtagttcggctaaaaaatttccaaaatatgaatgggttcattttaaaacaatagcactaaggcttttcattatcaacgggagaaaactcaaccaagaccaacaatccaccgtgcaaggataacttcaacatactagtgaggggttaaccctataataagtatggaagacttacaatcaactcactaaggatgtggtgagatttacatcaaccactatgagaattgaaacttatggctaatgtatgaaaacatatcaacaatggacagagccataaaacaattgaatgggtgaagttaattgattatgagtattcacaaaatatggtcaaagtatgattaggattcaattcaaagaagtgttatgaaatggagtttgaaaagtcaaggacttaggatccaggtttctaatttgaaaagacatgaagatgtttgcacaatagttcaaagtttttgacttaacaatgtgaaaagggagttCTGAAATAAAAGGGTGGAGGGTGAGGGAGTATAAAACTTCt is a window of Lathyrus oleraceus cultivar Zhongwan6 chromosome 6, CAAS_Psat_ZW6_1.0, whole genome shotgun sequence DNA encoding:
- the LOC127093239 gene encoding alternative NAD(P)H-ubiquinone oxidoreductase C1, chloroplastic/mitochondrial → MQISFSIFSEMSHIALTASPTVVAFHRGAKQWSTLFPSSWRSRGINPSSFPNSTRKRLPLRFFASGKNGVNGGVVDEISETVKAHTDFVWPDNKKPRVCILGGGFGGLYTALRLESLQWPEDKKPHE